The genomic segment GTGGCCGCCTTGGTAGGCACGCGCTTCAATCCCGTGCTCAAAGCCTTCTATGCAAGGCTGCTGGCCGCCGGCAAGCCCAAAAAGGTCGCTCTGGTCGCTTGCATGCACAAGCTGTTGGTCATTTTGAACGCCATCGCTCGCACCAAGTCGCCTTGGCGCAACGAACTTGCTGAAGCGGTTTGACTTAGTCATTCAAGATGGTTGCTGGGTTATTCATTGCGGGCGATCAGCCTCCCGCCAAGGCGGCTGATCGGCTTGTGGTCCGATGGGGTCTGGTGGGGTCTGATGGCCGGGCTGCACGCTTACTCGTAGGCCATCGCGTCCTCCATATTGCCGAACAATACGACGGTCTCGTCATCGACCATCACCATTCGCCCATAGTGGGTCGATGTGGATATCTCGAACAGATGCGGGGTCATCTCCCGGCCCAGCGCTTCGCTGATCTCGCCCATTTTGAATTCGATCTTGCCCTGCCCATCGATCCTGATCATGGCGGGCAGATAGGTCACCGTGATGCCGCTCTTGCGGGCCATCAATTCGGCAATCACGCGGGCCTCCACGCTGTCGTTCATCGTGACACCGCACTGGTTGGAAATGGTCTGCTCGAAGCGGACATCTTTCATCGACTTGAAGATATTGTCGTTATGCACTGACATTGCGTACTCCTGTTCGCGCTTGAATCGCGAGGTTGGTCAAATCCACCGAGCCAGAAAACCGTCAGGCCTGGAGTGCCGACGGAAAGCCGATGCCAATCTCTCTGGCAATCATTTCTGCCCGCTCGATCGAACTTTTCAGGCAGTCATTGAATTGCGCCGTCTTCACATGTGGAATCGACCAGATCGGCTGCAACTGCCTGGCCGCAGCAGCGGCAAGCGCACCGTGCTTGTCCAGCCATTGGCCGAACAGTTTCCGATTGGCCTGGCCGTGCCCGGGATCGTTGGCCAGCATGTGAAACAACTCCACTGCATTGGCCAGATTGCGCTCGTAGTCCCCTTCCGCAGCGGACACGACCGTCGGCGTCGGAAAGTCGTTCTGCGCAGCGGCGACCCGCATGATGAAACCGCTGCGAAACAGCTCCGCCACCATCGGCTCGAACACGATATTGACCGCAAAGTACTTTTCGAGAAAATCCGTCGCGCCGCCAATCGCTTCGATCGCCTGGCGTGTTGCCTGCCAGACGGGATCGTTCAGCCAATGCTCCTTGCCGGCGTCGAGGTTCATATTCGGCAGATCCAGCGCGATCTCCGCCAAATAGAGCGTCAAATCCTGGGCGAAGCGCAGCTTGTAGGAAGAATTGGTCAAAATTGCGCTATTGATCATCTGCGTGTAGCCATAGCGCTGCGCGTGCATGGTGGCAGTGCCAAGACCAAACTCCGCATGTTTGTACGCGCCGAGATGCTGCTCCAGCACCTTGATCCAGGTTTTATCGAAGCGCTTCACCGCAC from the Verminephrobacter eiseniae EF01-2 genome contains:
- a CDS encoding MmoB/DmpM family protein, coding for MSVHNDNIFKSMKDVRFEQTISNQCGVTMNDSVEARVIAELMARKSGITVTYLPAMIRIDGQGKIEFKMGEISEALGREMTPHLFEISTSTHYGRMVMVDDETVVLFGNMEDAMAYE
- a CDS encoding ferritin family protein, yielding MSTTRQEAAPLKSGAAGAARFAGSDSRKYNYFEPKGRKATHYEDMTVDVQPDPKRYLLQDWILSFADGTPTYSETWTAAKSTDWHKFRAVDEEWERTHYQRQSTIVGMISGAVDNARRSGAVKRFDKTWIKVLEQHLGAYKHAEFGLGTATMHAQRYGYTQMINSAILTNSSYKLRFAQDLTLYLAEIALDLPNMNLDAGKEHWLNDPVWQATRQAIEAIGGATDFLEKYFAVNIVFEPMVAELFRSGFIMRVAAAQNDFPTPTVVSAAEGDYERNLANAVELFHMLANDPGHGQANRKLFGQWLDKHGALAAAAARQLQPIWSIPHVKTAQFNDCLKSSIERAEMIAREIGIGFPSALQA